A genomic window from Cucumis melo cultivar AY chromosome 8, USDA_Cmelo_AY_1.0, whole genome shotgun sequence includes:
- the LOC103484424 gene encoding aquaporin NIP1-1, whose protein sequence is MAEISGSSNGHHSVSLNIKDESTAITSREVAAEWVSVSFIQKLIAEIVGTYFLIFAGGASVVVNLSKDKVITFPGISIVWGLVVMVMVYSVGHISGAHFNPAVTIAFATTKRFPWKQVPAYVMSQVLGSTLAAGTLRLIFNGHEDHFSGTLPSDSYLQTFVIEFIITFYLMFVVSGVATDNRAIGELAGLAVGATVLLNVMFAGPITGASMNPARSLGPAIVSRQFKGLWIYIVAPIFGAITGALVYNTIRFTDKPLREITKSASFLKGQSRRGSS, encoded by the exons ATGGCTGAGATTTCAGGATCAAGCAATGGACATCATTCTGTTTCTTTGAACATCAAAGATGAATCCACCGCCATCACCAGCAGAGAAGTAGCAGCTGAATGGGTTTCTGTATCTTTCATTCAAAAG TTGATTGCTGAGATTGTGGGGACATATTTCTTGATTTTTGCTGGTGGggcatcagtggttgtgaatttGAGCAAAGACAAAGTCATCACTTTCCCAGGGATTTCAATTGTTTGGGGTTTGGTTGTAATGGTGATGGTTTATTCTGTTGGTCATATATCTGGTGCTCATTTCAACCCTGCTGTTACCATAGCCTTTGCCACTACCAAGAGATTTCCATGGAAACAG GTGCCAGCTTATGTGATGTCTCAAGTTCTTGGATCAACATTGGCAGCTGGGACACTTAGGCTAATATTTAATGGACACGAAGATCACTTTTCAGGGACACTCCCAAGTGATTCATATTTGCAAACCTTTGTGATTGAATTCATCATCACATTTTATCTCATGTTTGTAGTGTCTGGTGTTGCCACTGACAACAGAGCT ATTGGTGAACTTGCTGGACTTGCTGTTGGTGCTACTGTTCTTCTCAACGTTATGTTTGCAGG GCCAATTACAGGAGCATCCATGAATCCAGCCAGAAGTTTGGGACCTGCTATAGTATCAAGGCAATTCAAAGGGTTATGGATATACATTGTAGCTCCCATTTTTGGTGCAATTACAGGTGCTTTGGTTTACAATACAATCAGGTTCACTGACAAGCCTCTACGAGAGATCACTAAAAGTGCTTCTTTTCTCAAAGGACAAAGTCGCAGAGGTTCATCTTGA
- the LOC103484425 gene encoding putative pentatricopeptide repeat-containing protein At3g23330, with translation MRSPTSTEALVNSLLRNPLSIKSRSQAQQLHAQVLKFQASSLCNLSLLLSIYSHINLLHDSLRLFNTLHFPPALAWKSVIRCYTSHGLPHKSLGSFIGMLASGLYPDHNVFPSVLKACAMLMDLNLGESLHGYIIRVGLDFDLYTGNALMNMYSKLRFLKKSGRQRLGASQVLDEMTERTRSVRTASVLVGNQGRKVSDIEAFNYDVSCRSREFEAQVLEIDYKPRSEYREMEACNLGQQIKDISHSMSVDSVRKIFEMMPEKDLVSWNTIIAGNARNGLYGETLTMVREMGGANLKPDSFTLSSVLPLIAENVDISKGKEIHGCSIRQGLDAEVYVASSLIDMYAKCTRVVDSYRVFTLLTERDGISWNSIIAGCVQNGLFDEGLKFFRQMLMAKIKPKSYSFSSIMPACAHLTTLHLGKQLHGYITRNGFDENIFIASSLVDMYAKCGNIRTARQIFDRMRLRDMVSWTAMIMGCALHGHALDAIELFEQMKTEGIEPNYVAFMAVLTACSHAGLVDEAWKYFNSMTLDFGIAPGVEHYAAVSDLLGRAGRLEEAYDFICGMPIGPTGSVWATLLSACRVHKNVDMAEKVANRILEVDPKNTGAYILLANIYSAARRWKEAAKWRASLRRTGIRKTPACSWIEVRNKVYAFMAGDESHPCYEKIREAMEVLMELMEKEGYVPDTSEVHHDVEEEQKKYLVCSHSERLAIVFGIINTPAGTTIRVTKNLRVCTDCHTATKFISKIVGREIVVRDNSRFHHFKNGTCSCGDYW, from the coding sequence ATGAGGAGTCCGACTTCAACTGAAGCTTTGGTAAATTCTCTCCTTAGGAATCCCCTATCCATCAAATCCAGATCACAAGCTCAACAACTCCACGCCCAGGTTCTCAAATTTCAAGCTTCATCTCTTTGCAATCTCTCCCTCCTTCTATCCATCTACTCTCACATTAATCTTCTCCACGATTCACTTCGTCTTTTCAACACCCTTCATTTCCCTCCTGCTCTTGCTTGGAAATCTGTCATCCGTTGCTACACTTCTCATGGCCTTCCTCATAAGTCCTTGGGTTCTTTTATTGGAATGTTGGCCTCTGGGCTATACCCAGATCACAATGTATTCCCTTCTGTTCTAAAAGCTTGTGCAATGCTTATGGATTTGAATTTGGGGGAGTCTCTTCATGGGTACATCATAAGGGTAGGTTTGGATTTTGATTTGTATACTGGTAATGCGTTGATGAATATGTATTCGAAACTGCGGTTTCTGAAGAAGAGTGGAAGGCAGAGACTTGGTGCGAGTCAAGTGCTCGATGAAATGACTGAAAGAACACGAAGTGTTAGAACTGCCTCTGTCTTAGTTGGTAATCAGGGGAGGAAAGTAAGTGACATTGAAGCATTTAATTATGACGTTTCTTGCAGAAGCAGGGAATTTGAAGCCCAAGTTCTTGAAATAGACTACAAACCGAGAAGTGAATATAGGGAAATGGAAGCTTGCAATCTTGGGCAACAAATCAAAGATATTTCTCATTCCATGAGTGTGGATAGCGTCAGAAAGATCTTTGAGATGATGCCTGAAAAGGATCTTGTCTCATGGAACACAATAATTGCTGGAAATGCTCGGAATGGTTTATATGGAGAAACTTTAACGATGGTTAGAGAGATGGGTGGTGCTAATTTGAAGCCTGATTCCTTTACTTTGTCTAGTGTGCTTCCTCTTATTGCAGAGAATGTAGATATTAGTAAAGGAAAAGAGATCCATGGATGTTCCATAAGACAGGGTCTTGATGCAGAAGTATATGTTGCAAGCAGCTTAATTGATATGTATGCAAAGTGCACACGAGTAGTGGATTCCTATCGTGTATTTACTCTCTTGACTGAACGTGATGGGATTTCATGGAATTCTATCATTGCAGGGTGTGTGCAGAATGGTCTGTTTGATGAAGGTCTAAAATTTTTTCGCCAAATGTTAATGGCTAAAATCAAGCCCAAGAGTTATTCCTTCTCAAGTATTATGCCAGCTTGCGCTCACTTGACAACATTGCATCTAGGAAAGCAGCTCCATGGATACATCACAAGGAATGGCTTTGATGAAAACATATTCATAGCAAGTTCGCTTGTGGACATGTATGCCAAATGCGGAAACATTAGGACGGCCAGGCAGATCTTTGATAGGATGAGGTTGCGGGACATGGTATCCTGGACTGCCATGATTATGGGATGTGCTTTGCACGGTCACGCCCTTGATGCTATTGAATTATTTGAACAAATGAAAACAGAAGGAATAGAACCAAATTATGTAGCTTTCATGGCTGTATTAACAGCCTGTAGCCATGCCGGATTAGTTGATGAAGCTTGGAAATACTTTAATAGCATGACACTAGATTTCGGGATTGCTCCAGGAGTGGAACACTACGCTGCTGTTTCAGATCTCCTTGGACGAGCTGGGAGGTTGGAGGAAGCTTATGACTTTATCTGTGGGATGCCTATAGGACCAACTGGGAGTGTATGGGCCACATTGCTGTCTGCTTGTCGAGTTCACAAAAACGTTGACATGGCCGAAAAGGTAGCTAATAGAATTCTTGAAGTCGATCCCAAGAATACAGGAGCTTATATATTACTAGCAAACATATATTCTGCTGCAAGGAGATGGAAAGAGGCAGCAAAATGGAGAGCTTCATTGAGGCGCACAGGCATAAGAAAGACGCCAGCCTGCAGCTGGATTGAAGTTAGAAACAAGGTATATGCTTTCATGGCTGGAGATGAATCTCATCCTTGTTATGAGAAAATAAGAGAAGCCATGGAAGTCCTGATGGAGCTGATGGAAAAAGAGGGTTATGTGCCAGATACAAGTGAGGTTCATCATGATGTGGAAGAAGAGCAAAAGAAATACTTGGTTTGCAGCCATAGTGAGCGGCTTGCCATTGTGTTTGGTATTATCAACACACCAGCCGGGACGACAATTCGTGTGACAAAGAACCTCCGTGTGTGTACCGACTGTCACACCGCAACAAAGTTCATTTCAAAGATAGTTGGGAGGGAGATAGTTGTGAGGGATAACAGTCGATTTCACCATTTCAAGAATGGAACGTGTTCTTGTGGAGATTACTGGTGA
- the LOC103484426 gene encoding uncharacterized protein At4g14342: protein MQASDRFNINSQLEHLQAKYVGTGHADLNRFEWAVNIQRDSYASYVGHYPILAYFAVAENESIGRERYNFMQKMLLPCGLPPEREDD from the exons ATGCAG GCCAGCGATAGATTTAACATCAATTCCCAGCTTGAGCACCTTCAGGCTAAATATGTGGGAACCGGGCATGCCGACTTAAACAGATT TGAGTGGGCAGTGAACATTCAGCGTGATAGCTATGCATCTTATGTTGGACATTACCCCATTCTAGCGTACTTTGCTGTAGCAGAAAATGAATCTATTGGGAGGGAACGCTATAACTTTATGCAg AAAATGTTACTACCCTGCGGCCTTCCTCCAGAAAGAGAAGATGATTGA
- the LOC103484427 gene encoding uncharacterized protein LOC103484427 has protein sequence MVSKIIKRSPTHPFRRHRRKSPIKNASSAVVATINRSLYTCHRRLLKIFSKLARISTPNRHKGYKSLRKTSSSSSSSSESDIVRTLVFDNRLLPPLISPAKRTVLLDLDETLVHSKLDPPPKKFDFVVRPRIDGEILNFYVLKRPGVDQFLEALADKFEIVVFTAGLKEYASLVLNHLDKKSVISHRLYRDSCKEVDGKYVKDLSEIGRDLRRVVIVDDNPNAYVYQPENAIPIPSFVDDPADMELRKLVRFFEVCDCYDDMRDAVKQYLSREEV, from the coding sequence ATGGTCTCCAAGATCATCAAAAGATCCCCCACACACCCCTTCCGCCGCCACCGCCGCAAGTCTCCAATCAAGAATGCCTCCTCCGCCGTCGTTGCCACCATCAACCGCTCTCTCTACACCTGCCACCGCCGTCTTCTCAAGATCTTCTCCAAGCTGGCCCGTATCAGCACTCCCAACCGCCACAAAGGCTACAAATCATTGAGAAAAacctcttcttcctcctcttcctCCTCTGAATCCGACATTGTCCGAACCCTAGTCTTCGACAACCGTCTCCTCCCTCCTCTCATTTCCCCGGCCAAACGGACCGTTCTCCTCGACCTAGACGAAACTCTGGTCCATTCCAAACTCGATCCACCGCCGAAGAAGTTCGATTTCGTAGTTAGGCCGAGAATCGACGGCGAAATACTCAACTTCTACGTGCTGAAACGCCCCGGTGTGGATCAATTTCTTGAAGCCCTAGCGGATAAATTCGAAATCGTGGTGTTCACAGCGGGATTGAAGGAATACGCGTCGCTTGTGTTGAACCATTTGGACAAGAAATCGGTGATTTCACACAGACTGTATCGCGATTCTTGTAAGGAGGTGGATGGGAAATATGTGAAGGATTTGTCTGAAATCGGGAGGGATTTGAGAAGAGTAGTGATTGTGGATGATAATCCAAATGCTTACGTTTATCAACCGGAAAATGCGATTCCGATTCCCTCGTTCGTGGATGATCCGGCGGACATGGAGCTTCGAAAATTGGTAAGGTTCTTTGAGGTATGTGATTGTTACGATGATATGAGAGATGCTGTAAAGCAGTATCTGAGTAGAGAAGAAGTTTGA